Proteins from a genomic interval of Oleidesulfovibrio alaskensis DSM 16109:
- a CDS encoding LacI family DNA-binding transcriptional regulator, with protein MRQYTIKDIARELGVSPSTVSRALSGHPGISARTRSRVQELARLHNYQPNLLAKSLQQKHSSTIGVIVPEIRHDFFAATISGIEEVAYTAGYAIMVCQSHETLDRETTNIAALLGQRIAGLLLSVSCRTHDARHLAPVLRSRTPLVIFDRVPEGFAGSTVTTDDEQGACDITALLLQKGYRRIAHIGGPPHLAISRRRYAGYAKALAAAGMPQFSGYHIQGGFDEEDGRRGAMQLFDLAQPPDAIMAVTDPVALGVYSAARQRGLRIPQDIAVTGFSGNPVGELITPRLTTVYQPAFEMGRRAAGLLLEQIRGAAAQSTATVSLPTRVVVRESA; from the coding sequence ATGCGCCAGTACACCATTAAAGACATCGCCAGAGAACTGGGGGTTTCACCCTCGACGGTGTCGCGTGCGCTCAGCGGACACCCCGGCATCAGCGCCCGGACCCGCAGCAGGGTTCAGGAACTGGCCCGTCTGCACAACTACCAGCCCAACCTGCTCGCTAAAAGTCTGCAGCAGAAACATTCCAGCACCATCGGCGTCATTGTGCCGGAGATCCGCCACGACTTTTTCGCCGCCACCATCAGCGGCATCGAAGAGGTGGCCTACACGGCAGGATACGCCATCATGGTCTGCCAGAGCCATGAAACACTCGACCGCGAAACAACCAACATAGCCGCACTGCTGGGACAGCGTATAGCGGGCCTGCTGCTTTCCGTCTCGTGCCGCACGCACGACGCACGGCATCTTGCTCCGGTGCTGCGCAGCCGGACGCCTCTGGTGATTTTCGACAGAGTGCCCGAAGGGTTTGCAGGCAGCACAGTCACCACCGACGACGAGCAGGGAGCCTGTGACATCACAGCGCTGCTGCTGCAAAAAGGCTACCGGCGCATAGCCCACATAGGAGGCCCCCCGCATCTGGCCATAAGCCGCCGACGGTACGCAGGCTATGCAAAAGCCCTTGCCGCGGCGGGAATGCCGCAGTTTTCCGGATACCATATTCAGGGCGGCTTTGACGAAGAAGACGGCAGACGCGGCGCCATGCAGCTTTTTGACCTTGCGCAGCCGCCTGACGCCATCATGGCCGTCACCGACCCTGTGGCACTGGGAGTGTACAGCGCCGCGCGGCAGCGGGGTTTGCGCATACCGCAGGATATAGCGGTCACCGGATTCAGCGGCAACCCCGTGGGCGAACTGATCACCCCGCGCCTGACAACAGTATACCAGCCAGCCTTTGAAATGGGCAGACGCGCCGCCGGCCTGCTGCTGGAACAGATACGCGGCGCCGCGGCACAAAGCACAGCAACCGTGTCATTGCCCACGCGTGTGGTTGTGCGCGAATCGGCGTAG
- a CDS encoding aldose epimerase family protein translates to MLRNTNDMTVCITDYGARLVSVLWPQSKPPCSGSTGAPDSRRDVITGYDSPYMYMDDPYYMGAIIGRLANRTSGACFSLDGQRHCLKANDGPHHLHGGPHGLHSRMWQVQAGDYAENATIILRYASPHGEQGYPGTVQFTVSCTLTDSNTLRLTMHAQADVPTPVSLTAHPYFNLSGHPAGSLHGHRLTVHASRYLPCSAAQKTGYGIPAGHTAPVAGTALDFTTPRDLTQALRQTPQGFDHYAVLDAAASASEPQHPVLRHAATLHHVPTGRSMQVHTDQPGLQIYSANFIAPRTRGKYGTCYGPQTAICLEPHGFPDAVNNAHFPSCIIGPQAPYTQTTEYRFFTGQQA, encoded by the coding sequence ATGCTGCGCAATACAAATGACATGACGGTTTGTATTACCGATTACGGAGCACGGCTCGTTTCCGTTCTCTGGCCGCAAAGTAAACCGCCTTGTTCCGGCAGTACCGGCGCACCGGATTCCCGGCGCGATGTCATAACGGGGTATGATTCACCATACATGTACATGGACGATCCGTATTACATGGGCGCAATTATCGGCAGGCTGGCCAACCGGACCTCCGGAGCATGTTTTTCACTGGACGGGCAGCGCCACTGCCTGAAAGCCAACGACGGTCCGCATCATCTGCACGGCGGCCCGCACGGTCTGCACAGCCGCATGTGGCAGGTGCAGGCAGGCGATTACGCCGAAAACGCAACAATCATATTGCGGTATGCCAGCCCGCACGGAGAACAGGGATACCCCGGCACCGTGCAGTTCACCGTCAGCTGCACGCTGACAGACAGCAACACGCTGCGTCTGACCATGCACGCGCAGGCCGACGTTCCCACGCCCGTCTCACTGACAGCGCATCCCTACTTCAACCTGAGCGGTCATCCGGCGGGCAGCCTGCACGGGCACCGGCTTACCGTTCACGCATCCCGTTATCTGCCCTGTTCCGCAGCACAGAAAACCGGCTACGGCATTCCTGCCGGTCACACCGCGCCTGTGGCAGGCACCGCGCTGGACTTCACAACGCCGCGCGACCTGACACAGGCCCTGCGGCAAACTCCGCAGGGCTTTGACCACTATGCCGTGCTGGACGCCGCAGCATCCGCAAGCGAACCGCAACACCCCGTGCTGCGCCATGCCGCCACGCTGCACCATGTGCCCACCGGCCGCAGCATGCAGGTACACACCGACCAGCCGGGACTGCAGATATATTCAGCCAATTTCATCGCCCCCCGCACACGGGGCAAGTACGGAACCTGCTACGGCCCTCAGACAGCTATCTGTCTGGAGCCTCACGGCTTTCCCGATGCGGTGAACAACGCACACTTTCCCTCATGCATCATCGGGCCGCAGGCACCGTACACCCAGACAACGGAGTACCGTTTTTTTACAGGACAGCAGGCGTAA
- a CDS encoding galactokinase, producing MMPALLTQQEMLNALHRGALDAGLRALYAPDSDSGHTAAAARIRLENLLHEHLHRYGPRPVGIFSAPGRTELAGNHTDHNRGVVVAAAVTLDCLAVASARADLRVHLVSAGFARPVGLTLDDLQPRADEKETPAAIVRGMAAGIHGLMPLCGFDACVHSTVPVGAGLSSSAAFEVLCGRIFSGWHSGYVLTQQTLAALAHTAESRYFGKPCGEMDQLACAGSGASVIRFGMPQGKNVEAVPVNIAEAGYQLAVVNTGGSHADLTAEYAAIPAEMRRAAAVLGKQQAHGITAAEVLRHAAAIRNAAGDRALLRLLHFAEETQRAEAVAQALRHNRTQELLRLVNASGDSSWRLLQNCYPAGASAQPLPVALETTRLQLDGQGAWRVHGGGFAGTIQVYVPQRLMAGYTKCMEQLFGAGCVIPLDIRGSGLHRLFP from the coding sequence ATGATGCCCGCGCTGCTTACGCAGCAGGAAATGCTGAACGCCCTGCATAGGGGGGCACTGGACGCGGGGCTGCGCGCCCTGTACGCGCCGGACAGCGACAGCGGGCACACAGCCGCTGCGGCACGCATCCGGCTGGAAAACCTGCTGCATGAACATCTGCACCGCTACGGCCCGCGGCCTGTGGGTATTTTCAGCGCGCCCGGCCGTACGGAACTGGCAGGCAACCATACCGACCACAACAGGGGTGTGGTGGTGGCGGCAGCAGTCACACTGGACTGTCTGGCCGTGGCTTCTGCCCGCGCCGACCTGCGCGTGCATCTGGTTTCCGCCGGATTTGCCCGTCCGGTGGGCCTGACACTGGATGACCTGCAGCCGCGCGCGGACGAAAAAGAAACCCCCGCGGCCATCGTCAGAGGCATGGCTGCCGGCATACACGGCCTGATGCCCCTCTGCGGGTTCGATGCCTGTGTGCACAGTACGGTTCCCGTGGGTGCGGGACTCAGCTCCTCCGCAGCATTCGAGGTGCTCTGCGGCCGCATTTTTTCAGGCTGGCATTCCGGTTACGTCCTCACTCAGCAAACGCTGGCGGCACTGGCCCATACCGCAGAATCCCGTTATTTCGGCAAGCCATGCGGCGAAATGGATCAACTGGCCTGCGCGGGCAGCGGAGCTTCGGTCATCCGCTTCGGCATGCCGCAGGGCAAAAACGTTGAAGCCGTGCCCGTCAATATTGCGGAAGCCGGCTATCAGCTTGCGGTTGTAAACACGGGGGGCAGCCACGCCGACCTGACGGCGGAATACGCCGCCATACCCGCAGAGATGCGCCGCGCCGCGGCCGTACTGGGCAAGCAGCAGGCCCACGGCATCACCGCCGCAGAGGTGCTGCGCCACGCCGCAGCCATCCGCAATGCGGCCGGAGACCGGGCCCTGCTGCGGCTGCTTCATTTTGCCGAAGAGACACAGCGTGCCGAAGCCGTGGCACAGGCGCTGCGTCACAACCGCACGCAGGAATTGCTGCGGCTGGTCAATGCCAGCGGCGATTCTTCGTGGCGGCTGCTGCAAAACTGCTACCCCGCCGGTGCGTCCGCCCAGCCCCTGCCCGTGGCGCTGGAAACGACCCGCCTGCAACTGGACGGACAAGGGGCATGGCGTGTGCACGGCGGAGGATTTGCCGGTACCATACAGGTCTATGTGCCGCAGCGGCTCATGGCCGGCTACACAAAGTGCATGGAACAGCTTTTCGGCGCCGGGTGTGTCATCCCGCTGGATATCCGCGGCAGCGGCCTGCACCGGCTGTTCCCGTAA
- a CDS encoding UDP-glucose--hexose-1-phosphate uridylyltransferase produces the protein MGLQPYKDIPHTRRNALTGEWVLVSPHRAMRPWQGQQDAPDTTVMPAYDPQCYLCPGNLRTGGARNPHYSGVFVFDNDFQALKTPGSRTAQSPPRKNDDLFAARPETGICRVVCYSPRHDLTMARMQPAQAEAVITAWQHEYAALCSRQDIGYVQIFENRGAMMGCSNPHPHGQIWASSSVPHIAAQEDTMQRRHLQQHGDCLLCRYTALEEEYKERVVFSNDSFCAVVPYWAVWPFETMLLPRRHAADITDMTPAEKTDLAHALIRLTTRYDNLFRTPFPYSMGIHQQPCKGASPQAWHYHFHFYPPLLRSASVRKFMVGYEMLGSPQRDLTAESAADRLRALSDVHYTGLRQGSAT, from the coding sequence ATGGGCCTGCAACCGTACAAGGACATTCCGCACACACGGCGCAACGCGCTGACAGGCGAATGGGTGCTGGTGTCGCCCCACAGGGCAATGCGCCCCTGGCAGGGGCAGCAGGACGCACCCGACACCACCGTCATGCCCGCCTATGACCCGCAGTGTTATCTGTGTCCGGGCAACCTGCGCACAGGCGGTGCCCGCAACCCGCACTACAGCGGCGTATTCGTCTTCGACAACGACTTTCAGGCACTGAAAACGCCCGGCAGCCGCACCGCGCAAAGCCCCCCCCGCAAAAACGACGACCTGTTTGCCGCCAGACCCGAGACTGGCATCTGCCGTGTCGTATGTTACTCTCCCCGCCACGACCTGACCATGGCCCGCATGCAGCCCGCACAGGCAGAGGCCGTCATCACCGCGTGGCAGCACGAGTATGCCGCACTGTGCTCACGGCAGGATATCGGGTATGTCCAGATTTTTGAAAACAGAGGCGCCATGATGGGCTGCTCCAACCCGCATCCCCACGGGCAGATATGGGCCAGCAGCTCCGTGCCGCACATCGCCGCGCAGGAAGACACCATGCAGCGCCGCCACCTGCAGCAACACGGCGACTGCCTGCTCTGCAGATACACCGCTCTGGAAGAAGAATACAAAGAGCGTGTGGTCTTCAGCAATGACTCGTTCTGCGCGGTGGTACCCTACTGGGCGGTGTGGCCCTTTGAAACCATGCTTCTGCCGCGCAGGCATGCCGCCGACATCACAGACATGACTCCGGCGGAAAAAACCGATCTCGCGCATGCGCTCATACGGCTGACCACCAGATACGACAACCTGTTCCGCACGCCTTTTCCCTATTCCATGGGCATACACCAGCAGCCCTGCAAGGGCGCTTCTCCGCAGGCGTGGCATTACCATTTTCACTTCTATCCGCCGCTGCTGCGTTCCGCATCGGTACGCAAATTCATGGTGGGCTATGAAATGCTGGGCAGCCCGCAGCGCGACCTGACAGCAGAGAGCGCGGCGGACAGGCTGCGCGCCCTTTCCGACGTGCATTACACGGGCCTGCGGCAGGGGTCTGCAACATGA